The Zingiber officinale cultivar Zhangliang chromosome 9A, Zo_v1.1, whole genome shotgun sequence genome window below encodes:
- the LOC122021466 gene encoding putative methyltransferase At1g22800, mitochondrial, whose product MARALGRPLGKCRFYSLTPSSSFCTEGDGFQSSRVKIFDRDLKRKQRDRAAWLMKGKDEFVDSVAENLLDRLHDCRKTFPTSLCLGGSLEAVRRLLHGRGGIEKLIMMDMSFDMIKALKDTDDKYSNENLETFYVVGDEEFLPMKANSVDLIVSCLGLHWTNDLLGAMIQSRLALKPDGLFLASILGGETLKELRIACTIAQMEREGGISPRLSPLAQVRDAGNLLTRAGFTLPGVDVDGYTVKYDSALELIEHLRSMGETNALLQRNHILKRDTALATAAVYQSMFGHEDGTVPATFQVMYMTGWKEHPSQQKAKRRGSATASFQDIQRQFGNNSS is encoded by the exons ATGGCGAGGGCTCTCGGAAGACCGCTGGGGAAGTGCAGATTCTACTCTCTAACACCTTCCTCCTCTTTCTGCACTGAGGGCGACGGATTTCAGAGTTCTCGCGTTAAGATATTCGATCGGGATCTCAAGCGAAAGCAG AGGGATCGAGCTGCGTGGTTGATGAAGGGAAAAGACGAGTTTGTCGACTCCGTCGCCGAAAACCTTCTGGATCGCCTCCAT GATTGCAGAAAGACTTTTCCTACGTCACTGTGTCTTGGAGGTTCTTTAGAGGCAGTTAGGCGCCTTTTACATGGGCGTG GTGGCATTGAGAAGTTGATCATGATGGACATGTCATTTGATATGATTAAAGCATTAAAAGATACGGATGACAAATATTCAAATGAGAACCTTGAGACTTTCTATGTTGTTGGAGATGAAGAGTTCCTGCCAATGAAAGCGAA TTCTGTGGATTTGATAGTAAGTTGTCTTGGACTTCATTGGACCAATGATCTCCTGGGAGCCATGATACAA TCCAGATTGGCTTTGAAACCTGATGGTCTATTTCTTGCGTCTATCCTTGGTGGAGAAACTTTAAA GGAATTACGAATAGCATGTACCATTGCTCAAATGGAGCGTGAGGGAGGTATCAGTCCTCGTTTATCACCTTTGGCACAA GTCCGGGATGCTGGAAATCTTCTGACAAGGGCTGGCTTCACTCTCCCAGGCGTTGATGTGGATGGATATACTGTGAAATACGATAGTG CTTTGGAGCTCATTGAACATTTGAGGTCTATGGGTGAAACAAATGCCCTTTTACAGAGGAACCAT atcCTAAAAAGGGACACAGCTTTAGCGACTGCCGCCGTGTATCAATCAATGTTTGGCCATGAGGACGGAACTGTTCCGGCTACATTTCAG GTTATGTACATGACTGGTTGGAAGGAACATCCTTCACAACAGAAGGCCAAGAGGAGGGGCTCTGCTACCGCATCATTTCAGGATATTCAGCGACAATTTGGTAATAACAGTAGCTGA
- the LOC122020485 gene encoding peptidyl-prolyl cis-trans isomerase FKBP42-like isoform X1 → MAGLAIGIASMRSGEQALLHVGWELGYGKEGSFSFPNVPPMADLIYEVELIGFDEAKEGKARSDMTVEERIAAAERRKVEGNDYFKEEKLEEAMQQYEMAIAYMGDDFMFQLFGKYRDMALAVKNPCHLNMAACLIKLKRYEEAIGQCTIVLSEDENNVKALFRRGKARSELGQIDAAKEDLEKARKHAPQDKAIVQELRLLAEHDKAIYQKQKEIYRGIFGPRAEPKPESSNRLVLFWRWLVALICSLLKFKRHKKE, encoded by the exons ATGGCTGGTTTGGCCATTGGTATCGCTAGCATGAGGAGCGGGGAGCAGGCACTCTTGCATGTGGGTTGGGAACTAGGCTACGGCAAAGAAGGAAGCTTTTCATTCCCAAATGTACCACCTATGGCAGACCTTATCTATGAAGTTGAACTCATTGGCTTTGATGAAGCAAAAGAA GGAAAAGCCCGAAGCGACATGACAGTTGAAGAGAGGATTGCAGCTGctgaaagaaggaaggtggaaggGAATGATTACTTCAAGGAAGAAAAGCTCGAGGAAGCCATGCAACAATACGAAATG GCAATAGCTTATATGGGCGATGATTTCATGTTCCAACTGTTTGGAAAGTATAGGGACATGGCATTGGCTGTGAAGAATCCATGTCATCTCAACATGGCAGCATGCCTCATCAAACTTAAACGTTACGAGGAAGCTATTGGTCAATGCACTATT GTATTATCAGAAGATGAGAACAATGTCAAAGCTCTTTTTAGACGAGGAAAGGCGAGATCAGAACTCGGTCAGATTGATGCAGCCAAGGAGGACTTGGAGAAGGCAAGGAAACATGCCCCCCAAGATAAGGCAATTGTCCAAGAGCTTCGCTTGCTAGCTGAACATGACAAAGCTATTTATCAGAAGCAGAAAGAGATCTACAGAGGGATCTTTGGGCCGAGAGCTGAACCTAAACCAGAGAGCTCAAATCGGCTTGTCTTATTTTGGCGATGGCTTGTTGCTCTTATTTGTAGCCTACTCAAGTTCAAGAGGCACAAGAAAGAGTAG
- the LOC122020485 gene encoding peptidyl-prolyl cis-trans isomerase FKBP42-like isoform X2, with the protein MAGLAIGIASMRSGEQALLHVGWELGYGKEGSFSFPNVPPMADLIYEVELIGFDEAKEGKARSDMTVEERIAAAERRKVEGNDYFKEEKLEEAMQQYEMAIAYMGDDFMFQLFGKYRDMALAVKNPCHLNMAACLIKLKRYEEAIGQCTIPSTFAFTYCNSHQTNLVPQLTAFTCFRYYQKMRTMSKLFLDEERRDQNSVRLMQPRRTWRRQGNMPPKIRQLSKSFAC; encoded by the exons ATGGCTGGTTTGGCCATTGGTATCGCTAGCATGAGGAGCGGGGAGCAGGCACTCTTGCATGTGGGTTGGGAACTAGGCTACGGCAAAGAAGGAAGCTTTTCATTCCCAAATGTACCACCTATGGCAGACCTTATCTATGAAGTTGAACTCATTGGCTTTGATGAAGCAAAAGAA GGAAAAGCCCGAAGCGACATGACAGTTGAAGAGAGGATTGCAGCTGctgaaagaaggaaggtggaaggGAATGATTACTTCAAGGAAGAAAAGCTCGAGGAAGCCATGCAACAATACGAAATG GCAATAGCTTATATGGGCGATGATTTCATGTTCCAACTGTTTGGAAAGTATAGGGACATGGCATTGGCTGTGAAGAATCCATGTCATCTCAACATGGCAGCATGCCTCATCAAACTTAAACGTTACGAGGAAGCTATTGGTCAATGCACTATT CCATCCACCTTTGCTTTCACGTACTGCAACTCCCATCAGACAAACCTGGTCCCGCAGCTGACTGCCTTTACATGCTTCAGGTATTATCAGAAGATGAGAACAATGTCAAAGCTCTTTTTAGACGAGGAAAGGCGAGATCAGAACTCGGTCAGATTGATGCAGCCAAGGAGGACTTGGAGAAGGCAAGGAAACATGCCCCCCAAGATAAGGCAATTGTCCAAGAGCTTCGCTTGCTAG